A section of the Oryzias melastigma strain HK-1 linkage group LG14, ASM292280v2, whole genome shotgun sequence genome encodes:
- the nova1 gene encoding RNA-binding protein Nova-1 isoform X2: MATGCQFGCQCGCKKKPKRKNKCVFSLLELRGKNRLQTLRRCTTERVCLIQGTVEALNSVHNFIAEKVREMPQSAQKPEPVSILQPQTTVNPDRVKQAKLIVPNSTAGLIIGKGGATVKAVMEQSGAWVQLSQKPEGINLQERVVTISGEPEQNRKAVEIIVQKIQEDPQSSSCLNISYSNVSGPVANSNPTGSPYANTAEVLPNAAAAAATASSLLGQAGLTGMGAFPATMSSFSGNDLLAITSALNTLASYGYNTNTLGLGLNPAAASGVLAAVAASANPAAAAAANLLASYANDASSSAGHPATGLGGFSLGSLAAATGASNGYLNASSPLMASSLLATEKLADGAKDVVEIAVPENLVGAILGKGGKTLVEYQELTGARIQISKKGEFIPGTRNRKVTITGSPAATQAAQYLISQRITYEQGVRATNPQKVG, encoded by the exons atggcaacaggaTGTCAGTTTGGCTGTCAGTGTGGGTGtaaaaagaaaccaaagaggaagaacaaatgtgtgtttagtCTGTTAGAGCTGCGAGGCAAGAACAGGCTCCAAACGTTACGACGCT GTACAACAGAACGAGTCTGTCTGATACAGGGGACCGTGGAAGCTCTCAACAGTGTGCACAACTTCATCGCGGAGAAGGTTCGTGAGATGCCCCAGAGCGCCCAAAAGCCAGAACCCGTCAGCATACTTCAACCACAGACCACGGTGAATCCTGACCGCGTCAAACAG GCCAAACTGATCGTGCCCAACAGCACAGCTGGACTCATCATCGGCAAGGGTGGAGCCACAGTCAAAGCGGTGATGGAGCAGTCAGGGGCATGGGTGCAGCTCTCCCAGAAGCCAGAGGGCATCAACCTGCAGGAGCGAGTGGTCACCATCAGCGGAGAACCTGAGCAGAACCGTAAAGCTGTGGAAATCATCGTGCAGAAAATCCAGGAGGAccctcagagcagcagctgcctCAACATTAGCTACTCCAACGTCTCCGGCCCGGTGGCCAACTCCAACCCCACGGGCTCGCCCTACGCAAACACGGCCGAGGTGCTGCCCAACGCAGCTGCGGCCGCCGCCACGGCCTCCAGCCTTCTGGGTCAGGCTGGACTGACAGGGATGGGGGCCTTTCCTGCCACCATGTCCAGTTTCTCCGGCAACGACCTGCTGGCCATCACCTCAGCCCTGAACACCCTGGCCAGCTACGGCTACAACACTAACACCCTGGGCCTGGGCCTCAACCCTGCAGCCGCCTCTGGAGTTCTGGCCGCAGTTGCAGCCAGTGCTAACCCAGCTGCAGCTGCCGCAGCCAACCTGCTAGCCTCCTACGCTAACGATGCCTCCAGCAGCGCGGGCCACCCGGCCACCGGCCTCGGCGGCTTCTCCTTGGGTTCACTAGCTGCTGCTACCGGGGCTTCCAACGGTTACCTGAATGCTTCGTCCCCTCTGATGGCCTCGTCTCTTTTGGCAACAGAGAAGCTGGCAGACGGGGCCAAGGACGTGGTTGAAATAGCCGTCCCAGAGAATCTGGTGGGTGCCATTCTGGGGAAGGGCGGGAAGACGCTGGTAGAGTACCAGGAGCTGACAGGAGCCCGCATCCAGATCTCCAAAAAAGGAGAGTTCATTCCTGGTACTCGGAACCGCAAAGTAACCATAACAGGGTCGCCAGCCGCTACACAAGCAGCGCAGTATCTGATCAGCCAACGGATCACGTATGAGCAGGGCGTGCGTGCTACCAACCCACAGAAGGTGGGCTAA